ATAAATGTAAAAAAAATGGGCTGCCGAACCCCGAAAAGTCCGACAGCCCTGTCAACCCAAAAACGATACCTATGAAACACTGTGTGTTACTTTAAATCAAAAAATATGCGTTGACCATGAACCAGTTCATCGTGTGTGATATGATATTTATTGAACTTCTTGCCATTCAATACCACCTTATTGATATATAGAGTTCCCGGTTGAGTACGATTAGTCTCAATCACCAACTCTTTTTCCTTATACCATTTCGGATTCAAACGAATTGTGACTTTGTCAAATACCGGAGTCGTCAATGTGTATTCGGGTAGTCCCGGACAATCCGGATAGAAACCTATCATGTTGAAAATAGCCCATGAGGACATTGTTCCCGTATCATCATTTCCCGGAATACCATCCGGTTTTGTTGTGAAATACTTATCCAACAGACGTTGAGTCTCTTTTTGTGTACGCCATTCTTCACCTTTAAAGTATGAGAATAAATGAGGGTAGGCAATATCCGGTTCATTAGCCGGGTCATAAAGACCTTCGTCAAAAACCATTTGCAACTTTTCGATAAAAGATTTCTTTCCCCCCATCAATTTAGCAAGCCCATATACATCGTGGGGTACATAGAATGTATAGTTCCACGCACTACCTTCATGGAAACCGGGATTCGGTTCGAAATTCTCTCCTTGTCTCGGATTAAACGGACTGTAAAAGGTTCCATCAGGAAGAATGGGACGGAACGTACCAAATTCTTTACTATAATAATGTTTATAGCCTAAAGAGCGTTTATAGAACATTTCCGCATCCTTCTTTTTACCTAAAGCCTCGGCGAAGCGGGATAACGCAAAGTCTGCAATGTAATATTCCAACGCATGGGATACGGAATTGTCATACTGTTCACGAAGAGATACATATCCTTTTGACATATAATCATCATTATCCGGGCGCATCAGATTCTCCGCTCCTGGCAAAGTCGCTGATTTGTACATTGCTTCGTAAGCCAAGTCAACATCAAAGTCACGCAATCCTTTCATCCAAGTATCTACAATTACCGGAATGCTAGGGTCACCTTCCATCGTCAATGTCTCTCTTCCATATAATTCCCATTTAGGCAACCAGCCATGTTCCCGATACATATCAAGCATGGTACGGACCATCTCCATTTGACGTTCCGGATAGACAAGAGTCAGCAATTGGTGGACATTACGATAGGTATCCCAAAGAGAAAATACCGTGTAGCGGTCTCCCTTTGTTGTCATAATCTTATCGCTTTCCATTGCCGGATATTCTCCGTTGACATCTTGCAGGATATTCGGATGAATCAATAAATGATAAAGTGCCGTATAAAATACTGTTTTCTGAGCATCTGTTCCGCCTTCTACAGTTATACGTGACAAATCATCATTCCATTTTGCACGTGCGTCAGTATGAATCTGCTCGAAATTCTTTCCCGATTGTTCACGGTCTAAATTCAGTCGGGCATTCTCTATGCTGACAAATGAAACTCCCATCTGCACTTCCACTTGTTCCCCTTCTTCCGTATCGAAAGAAAAATAAGTGCCGATGTCATCACCTGCTATTTCTTTTCCATAGCGGGTATATAATTTATACTTCCCTTGATCAGGATCCCATTCGGCTTCCACACCCGTCATCGGGCGTTGCTTCTTCCAATATCCGGTTGCAGCAGGTGTCTTTTTAACCCGCATTACAAAATAAATAGGAAATACAGCCTGAGGATTATAGCAAAATGTACCAAGTAATTTTACTCCTTCCACTTCGCTATCGCTTACACGACGAAGCATGGCACCGCTTTCATTCGTCAGTCCTTCTCCCAGATTCAACAATATATGACTTTTACCTTTTGGGAAAGTAAAACGGGCAATACTAGTACGTGGAGTGGCAGACACTTCTGTCTTTACATTATACTTAGTCAGATAGTTGGAGTAATAACCCGGTGAAGCCTGTTCATCCTTATATTTACTACCGTATTCTTTATAATCTACATTCAGTTCTCCGGTAGTAGGCATCAATAATAAGGAACCTAATTCAGGACAACCGACTCCGCTCAAATTCACATGAGCATATCCGGTAAAGAAACAGTTGGTATATTCATAAGGCGTAGACCACCATCGGGCATCTTTATCATATGTATTCTCAGAAGAGCCCATCACGTTGAAAGGAACCACAGACATCATGCCATTCGGGCAGACTGCCCCTGGGTTGGTAGTACCGAAATTAGTAGTTCCGATAAAAGGATCTACATAATCTATCAAAAGATTCTTTTTAGCAGGAGGGCTTCCGCCTTCTCCCGCATAAACGGGAAGAAGGGCGAAAGCAAGTGTGTAAGTTAATAAAATACGTCTCATAACTTTATTAAATGATACTTGTTCGTTTAGTAAAGTCGATAATCTCTTTAATGTATCCGAAAGCCATGCCTACAACCGTATCTGCAGCACCATAATAAACGGCTACACGTTCTCCATCTTGCAAAGCGGCACAAGGGAATACTACATTAGGCACATCACCTTGAAGTTCATATGGAGCAGCCGGGCCAATCAGATATTCACGAGTACGGTAAAGTACTTTCTCCGGATGATCTTTATCAAGTATGGCAGAACCCATTGCATATCGGAAACCGTTGCAAGTAGTGATAACACCGTGATAGAAAAGCAACCAGCCTTCATCTGTAAGGAAAGGTACTGAACCGGCACCAATCTTCGTACACTGCCAAGCGCTTTCCGGGAATGGAGTCACTTTCATCACACAACGGTGTTCACCCCAATATTTCATATCCGGGCTATAGCTGATGTATATATCACCAAACGGAGTATGTCCATTATCACTGGGGCGGCTCAACATGGCATATTTGCCATCTATTTTTTGTGGGAAAAGTACCCCGTTACGATTGAAAGGCAAGAAAGCGTTCTCGCATTGGAAGAACTCCTTAAAGTCGAAAGTATAAGCAATACCAATAGTAGGACCATGATAACCATTACACCAAGTTACCCAATAACGGTCTTCAATCCATGTCACACGAGGATCATATTTATATTCCGATTCAATCATTTCCGTGTTACCGGCTTTGAACTGAATAGGCTCGTGATTAATATCCCAATGAATACCGTCCTTACTGAACCCGGCAAAGATATTCATCTGCACAGCTTTATTATCACA
This portion of the Bacteroides acidifaciens genome encodes:
- a CDS encoding GH92 family glycosyl hydrolase; the encoded protein is MRRILLTYTLAFALLPVYAGEGGSPPAKKNLLIDYVDPFIGTTNFGTTNPGAVCPNGMMSVVPFNVMGSSENTYDKDARWWSTPYEYTNCFFTGYAHVNLSGVGCPELGSLLLMPTTGELNVDYKEYGSKYKDEQASPGYYSNYLTKYNVKTEVSATPRTSIARFTFPKGKSHILLNLGEGLTNESGAMLRRVSDSEVEGVKLLGTFCYNPQAVFPIYFVMRVKKTPAATGYWKKQRPMTGVEAEWDPDQGKYKLYTRYGKEIAGDDIGTYFSFDTEEGEQVEVQMGVSFVSIENARLNLDREQSGKNFEQIHTDARAKWNDDLSRITVEGGTDAQKTVFYTALYHLLIHPNILQDVNGEYPAMESDKIMTTKGDRYTVFSLWDTYRNVHQLLTLVYPERQMEMVRTMLDMYREHGWLPKWELYGRETLTMEGDPSIPVIVDTWMKGLRDFDVDLAYEAMYKSATLPGAENLMRPDNDDYMSKGYVSLREQYDNSVSHALEYYIADFALSRFAEALGKKKDAEMFYKRSLGYKHYYSKEFGTFRPILPDGTFYSPFNPRQGENFEPNPGFHEGSAWNYTFYVPHDVYGLAKLMGGKKSFIEKLQMVFDEGLYDPANEPDIAYPHLFSYFKGEEWRTQKETQRLLDKYFTTKPDGIPGNDDTGTMSSWAIFNMIGFYPDCPGLPEYTLTTPVFDKVTIRLNPKWYKEKELVIETNRTQPGTLYINKVVLNGKKFNKYHITHDELVHGQRIFFDLK
- a CDS encoding 1,4-beta-mannosyl-N-acetylglucosamine phosphorylase — translated: MNKIQIPWEDRPVGCTDVMWRYSQNPVIGRYHIPSSNSIFNSAVVPFGDGFAGVFRCDNKAVQMNIFAGFSKDGIHWDINHEPIQFKAGNTEMIESEYKYDPRVTWIEDRYWVTWCNGYHGPTIGIAYTFDFKEFFQCENAFLPFNRNGVLFPQKIDGKYAMLSRPSDNGHTPFGDIYISYSPDMKYWGEHRCVMKVTPFPESAWQCTKIGAGSVPFLTDEGWLLFYHGVITTCNGFRYAMGSAILDKDHPEKVLYRTREYLIGPAAPYELQGDVPNVVFPCAALQDGERVAVYYGAADTVVGMAFGYIKEIIDFTKRTSII